The proteins below are encoded in one region of Rana temporaria chromosome 2, aRanTem1.1, whole genome shotgun sequence:
- the GJB2 gene encoding gap junction beta-2 protein isoform X1, producing MDTKQRRSSTGMDWGTLYEVIGGVNKHSTSIGKIWLSVLFIFRIMILVVAAESVWGDEQSDFTCNTLQPGCKNVCYDHHFPVSHIRLWCLQLIFVATPALLVAMHVAYLRHGKKRILQKKMLSGKCDKSDEKDLEDLREQKFRIKGTLWWTYTISILFRVLFEAAFMYLFYFLYTGFHMQRLVKCDNWPCPNVVDCFISRPTEKTIFTIFMIIVSGICMVLNVAELCYLIIQASMRRARKNAAKHTNHISGKEEKQNMLNEQKEQ from the exons ATGGACACCAAACAG AGACGTTCATCGACCGGCATGGATTGGGGAACTCTTTATGAAGTCATCGGAGGGGTCAACAAACATTCTACAAGCATTGGAAAGATATGGCTCTCCGTCCTGTTCATATTCCGAATTATGATTCTGGTGGTGGCTGCGGAGAGTGTCTGGGGTGACGAACAGTCAGATTTCAcctgcaatacattacagcctggGTGCAAAAATGTGTGCTATGACCACCACTTTCCAGTGTCTCACATCAGGCTCTGGTGCCTCCAACTCATCTTTGTGGCTACCCCAGCACTGTTGGTTGCCATGCACGTGGCTTACTTGAGACATGGGAAAAAAAGAATACTGCAAAAAAAGATGCTGTCTGGTAAGTGTGATAAATCTGATGAGAAGGATTTGGAGGACTTAAGAGAGCAGAAATTCCGGATAAAGGGTACACTTTGGTGGACCTACACCATCAGCATCCTGTTTAGGGTGCTGTTTGAGGCTGCTTTCATGTATCTCTTCTACTTCCTCTACACTGGCTTCCATATGCAACGTCTTGTCAAGTGTGACAACTGGCCTTGCCCGAATGTGGTCGATTGTTTTATTTCGAGGCCTACTGAAAAGACCATTTTTACCATCTTCATGATCATCGTTTCTGGCATCTGCATGGTCCTAAATGTGGCAGAGTTGTGCTATCTCATCATTCAGGCATCCATGAGAAGAGCCAGGAAGAATGCCGCCAAACACACCAACCACATAAGTGGCAAAGAAGAGAAGCAGAATATGCTAAATGAGCAGAAGGAACAATAA
- the GJB2 gene encoding gap junction beta-2 protein isoform X2: MDWGTLYEVIGGVNKHSTSIGKIWLSVLFIFRIMILVVAAESVWGDEQSDFTCNTLQPGCKNVCYDHHFPVSHIRLWCLQLIFVATPALLVAMHVAYLRHGKKRILQKKMLSGKCDKSDEKDLEDLREQKFRIKGTLWWTYTISILFRVLFEAAFMYLFYFLYTGFHMQRLVKCDNWPCPNVVDCFISRPTEKTIFTIFMIIVSGICMVLNVAELCYLIIQASMRRARKNAAKHTNHISGKEEKQNMLNEQKEQ, encoded by the coding sequence ATGGATTGGGGAACTCTTTATGAAGTCATCGGAGGGGTCAACAAACATTCTACAAGCATTGGAAAGATATGGCTCTCCGTCCTGTTCATATTCCGAATTATGATTCTGGTGGTGGCTGCGGAGAGTGTCTGGGGTGACGAACAGTCAGATTTCAcctgcaatacattacagcctggGTGCAAAAATGTGTGCTATGACCACCACTTTCCAGTGTCTCACATCAGGCTCTGGTGCCTCCAACTCATCTTTGTGGCTACCCCAGCACTGTTGGTTGCCATGCACGTGGCTTACTTGAGACATGGGAAAAAAAGAATACTGCAAAAAAAGATGCTGTCTGGTAAGTGTGATAAATCTGATGAGAAGGATTTGGAGGACTTAAGAGAGCAGAAATTCCGGATAAAGGGTACACTTTGGTGGACCTACACCATCAGCATCCTGTTTAGGGTGCTGTTTGAGGCTGCTTTCATGTATCTCTTCTACTTCCTCTACACTGGCTTCCATATGCAACGTCTTGTCAAGTGTGACAACTGGCCTTGCCCGAATGTGGTCGATTGTTTTATTTCGAGGCCTACTGAAAAGACCATTTTTACCATCTTCATGATCATCGTTTCTGGCATCTGCATGGTCCTAAATGTGGCAGAGTTGTGCTATCTCATCATTCAGGCATCCATGAGAAGAGCCAGGAAGAATGCCGCCAAACACACCAACCACATAAGTGGCAAAGAAGAGAAGCAGAATATGCTAAATGAGCAGAAGGAACAATAA